The proteins below come from a single uncultured Carboxylicivirga sp. genomic window:
- a CDS encoding SOS response-associated peptidase, with translation MCYDIKSKVETQLKRARHNNNQPWIKELEKKLQPYLEKDINHASGFTHPTVLVYTSEKPFEPQPYQWGLVPSWVKDEKQQNNIWNKTINARGETIFEKPSFKAAAMARHCVVYVDGFFEHHHYKGKTYPFYISREDNEPLPLAGLFEHWVNKQSGEMYHTFTIITTKANELMRKIHNNPKLNEARMPVILSNLNEERWLNSFDIQLMKDLMIPFSTEALIAHTVAPLRGKKALGDVPEASDLFIYSELDWAG, from the coding sequence ATGTGCTACGACATTAAATCAAAGGTGGAAACCCAATTAAAAAGAGCCCGGCACAATAATAATCAGCCTTGGATTAAGGAATTAGAAAAGAAACTTCAACCTTATCTGGAAAAGGATATTAATCATGCCAGTGGATTTACTCATCCAACGGTATTGGTTTATACTTCAGAAAAACCATTTGAACCGCAGCCTTACCAATGGGGTTTAGTTCCATCCTGGGTAAAAGACGAGAAACAGCAAAACAATATTTGGAATAAAACCATTAATGCAAGAGGTGAAACTATCTTTGAAAAGCCATCATTTAAAGCAGCAGCTATGGCTCGCCATTGCGTTGTGTATGTCGATGGTTTTTTCGAGCATCATCATTATAAGGGAAAAACATATCCGTTTTATATTTCCCGAGAAGACAATGAACCCTTGCCATTGGCTGGTTTATTTGAACATTGGGTTAATAAACAAAGTGGAGAGATGTATCATACATTTACTATAATAACAACCAAGGCGAATGAATTGATGAGGAAGATACATAATAATCCAAAGCTAAACGAAGCCCGAATGCCCGTAATTCTATCGAATCTCAATGAAGAAAGGTGGCTTAATAGTTTTGATATTCAATTAATGAAAGATCTTATGATACCATTTTCAACAGAGGCATTGATTGCGCATACAGTAGCTCCATTGCGAGGTAAAAAGGCCTTGGGTGATGTGCCGGAGGCAAGTGATCTATTTATTTACTCAGAGTTAGACTGGGCTGGTTAA
- a CDS encoding DUF4136 domain-containing protein — MKTTIYLLLILVLLSSCDGIKVITDYDKSVDFTNYKTIKFYGWEKNSDQILSKFDKDRIENAVSLEFRKRGHEVVELDADLVISLYVITETQTREMATTDYYGGYGPYFGYGPRWGWGAGYGYATIRTEKENFQVGTLVISVYDRAKKELIWEGAAKGTVGDNIRNKEAKLNHAVGKIMYKYPKTST; from the coding sequence ATGAAAACTACTATTTATCTTCTACTTATATTAGTGCTTTTATCCTCGTGCGACGGAATAAAAGTGATTACTGATTACGATAAAAGTGTAGACTTTACTAACTATAAAACCATTAAGTTTTATGGATGGGAAAAGAACAGCGATCAGATTTTAAGCAAATTCGATAAAGACAGAATTGAAAATGCGGTGAGTCTTGAATTTCGAAAGAGAGGCCACGAAGTAGTAGAATTAGATGCTGATTTGGTTATATCCTTGTATGTAATAACCGAAACTCAAACCCGCGAAATGGCAACAACTGATTATTATGGTGGATATGGGCCCTATTTTGGTTATGGACCACGATGGGGTTGGGGTGCTGGTTATGGATATGCTACTATTAGAACTGAAAAAGAAAACTTTCAGGTTGGAACATTGGTGATATCGGTTTACGACAGAGCAAAAAAAGAATTGATATGGGAAGGTGCAGCAAAAGGCACAGTTGGTGATAACATTCGAAATAAGGAGGCTAAATTAAACCATGCTGTAGGTAAAATAATGTATAAATACCCTAAAACCTCAACGTAA
- a CDS encoding outer membrane beta-barrel protein has translation MKKQRFVIIGILMALLVVPSLKAQESKIGVRAGWQSSLLNSDGNKSDKLSSFYAGVFKENKLIPLIHLGYGLEYSQMGGAYDLLDYKLGYLGVPVYAKAKVGPLYGLVGSGINFKISETDLGDGEDNAKGIDVPVYAGVGFNFLMLSIEARYHFGMIEIQDKTKNQYLQLGVAARF, from the coding sequence ATGAAAAAGCAAAGATTTGTGATTATTGGCATTTTAATGGCTTTATTAGTTGTGCCTTCGTTAAAAGCACAAGAAAGTAAAATTGGAGTAAGAGCTGGATGGCAATCATCTTTATTAAATTCTGATGGAAATAAGTCGGATAAATTAAGCTCTTTTTATGCAGGTGTGTTTAAAGAAAATAAATTAATTCCATTGATTCATTTAGGATATGGATTAGAGTATTCGCAGATGGGTGGAGCATATGATTTATTGGATTATAAATTAGGATATTTAGGTGTTCCTGTATACGCAAAAGCCAAAGTGGGACCATTGTATGGCTTAGTTGGATCTGGTATTAATTTTAAAATATCTGAAACTGATTTAGGTGATGGTGAAGATAATGCAAAAGGAATAGATGTACCTGTTTATGCAGGTGTTGGATTTAATTTCTTAATGCTTTCTATCGAGGCTCGTTATCATTTCGGGATGATTGAAATACAAGACAAAACAAAGAACCAGTATCTGCAATTGGGTGTTGCAGCTCGTTTCTAA
- a CDS encoding hemolysin III family protein has product MRTLSHLNIINLSLVRMKNTVKYYSKKEENLNVISHLIGVIAGLIAYVFLISKSVELKSLFHFGIYTIYALCILTLFLASTLYHNSKTDEVRMRLKIFDHCAIYLLIAGSYVPFVVFGLNNAWGYWVLAVVWVLAIAGIILKLFFTGRFKLLSTISYVLLGWIVVIASKSLIDNLPAGALYGLAIGGAFYTVGAALYMIKSLPFNHAIFHFFVLGGAFAHFWAVYFYL; this is encoded by the coding sequence ATGAGAACATTATCACATCTTAATATTATTAATCTATCTTTGGTGCGTATGAAAAACACCGTTAAATACTACTCAAAGAAAGAAGAAAATTTAAATGTTATTTCCCATTTAATTGGCGTGATAGCAGGTTTAATTGCCTATGTTTTTCTTATTTCCAAATCAGTTGAATTAAAAAGTTTATTTCATTTTGGAATTTACACCATATATGCTCTTTGCATTCTAACCCTTTTTCTGGCTTCTACCTTGTATCATAACTCTAAGACAGATGAGGTTCGAATGCGTTTGAAAATTTTTGATCATTGTGCCATTTATCTTTTGATTGCCGGAAGTTATGTGCCTTTTGTAGTATTTGGATTAAATAATGCATGGGGATATTGGGTGTTAGCAGTGGTTTGGGTTTTGGCAATTGCAGGTATTATCCTTAAGTTGTTTTTTACAGGTAGGTTTAAGCTATTGTCCACTATCAGTTATGTATTGCTGGGGTGGATAGTAGTTATTGCATCTAAATCATTAATTGATAATTTGCCTGCCGGGGCATTATATGGATTGGCCATTGGAGGTGCATTTTATACTGTTGGGGCGGCTTTGTATATGATTAAAAGTTTGCCTTTTAACCACGCCATATTCCATTTCTTTGTTTTAGGAGGTGCTTTTGCTCATTTCTGGGCAGTTTATTTTTATCTTTGA
- a CDS encoding patatin family protein translates to MKSKIKNTALVLEGGGFRGMFTSGLLDAFLKNDIFFSYCIGVSAGAAYGISYMSHQYERNRQVNLQYTADPRYMSWRNLIKKGNLFDWDFVYDEIPNQHILLDYDAILKSDDVFKIGITDVITGNAEFVQANKVNKKELIQACIASSSLPFVSQLAEFKEHLYMDGGISDSIPVRQALKDGNDRVVVVLTRNKEYRKKEVKIKSFVKWYYRKYPQLAEAILSRFKHYNATLDLIDQLEEDGRAYVIRPNEHMEVSRIENNPEKLDQLYLQGLNQGNDLIGDLQNFLSHQTVLTH, encoded by the coding sequence ATGAAATCGAAGATTAAAAATACTGCTCTTGTGTTGGAAGGAGGAGGTTTCAGAGGTATGTTTACATCCGGTCTTTTGGATGCCTTCTTAAAAAACGACATTTTTTTTTCGTATTGTATTGGTGTATCAGCAGGTGCTGCTTATGGGATATCTTATATGTCGCATCAATACGAACGAAACAGGCAGGTTAATCTTCAATACACGGCCGATCCTCGTTATATGAGCTGGCGTAATCTTATTAAAAAAGGAAATTTGTTCGATTGGGATTTTGTGTATGATGAAATTCCAAACCAACATATTTTATTGGATTATGATGCAATACTGAAGTCCGATGATGTATTTAAAATTGGCATTACTGATGTAATAACCGGTAATGCTGAGTTTGTTCAGGCTAACAAGGTTAATAAAAAGGAATTAATTCAAGCTTGTATTGCATCATCGAGTTTACCTTTTGTATCGCAGTTAGCAGAGTTTAAAGAGCATCTTTATATGGACGGAGGTATTAGTGATTCAATACCTGTGAGGCAAGCATTAAAAGATGGTAATGATAGGGTGGTTGTTGTACTTACTCGTAATAAGGAATATCGAAAAAAAGAGGTGAAAATAAAATCATTCGTAAAATGGTATTATCGAAAGTATCCTCAATTGGCCGAGGCTATTTTATCGAGGTTTAAACATTATAATGCCACGCTTGATTTAATTGATCAACTTGAAGAAGATGGACGGGCATATGTTATTCGCCCTAACGAGCATATGGAAGTATCGCGAATCGAGAATAATCCGGAAAAGCTAGATCAATTATACTTGCAAGGATTAAATCAAGGCAATGATTTAATTGGTGACTTGCAAAACTTCTTAAGCCATCAAACAGTATTGACTCATTGA
- a CDS encoding VOC family protein translates to MRKKVVGIGGVFFKASNPDKIKEWYQQNLGMNCDEHGVLFESLDVDDPNSKTYLQWSPFPAQTDYFKPSDKEFMINYRVVDIELLIEDLRAAGVTIVDDIETYPYGKFVHILDPDNNKIELWEAPANTFENGEK, encoded by the coding sequence ATGAGGAAAAAAGTCGTTGGTATAGGGGGTGTATTCTTTAAAGCATCCAATCCTGACAAAATAAAAGAATGGTATCAGCAAAATTTAGGTATGAATTGCGATGAGCATGGAGTACTTTTCGAATCGTTGGATGTTGATGATCCTAATTCCAAAACATATTTACAATGGAGTCCGTTTCCAGCACAAACAGATTATTTCAAGCCTTCGGACAAGGAATTTATGATCAATTATAGAGTAGTTGATATTGAATTGTTGATAGAAGACCTAAGAGCAGCGGGAGTTACTATTGTTGATGATATAGAAACTTATCCTTACGGAAAGTTTGTTCATATTTTAGATCCGGATAATAATAAAATTGAATTATGGGAAGCTCCTGCTAATACCTTTGAAAATGGTGAGAAATAA
- a CDS encoding metallophosphoesterase — protein sequence MKFTVWAFVGLVLFTMLIDFLLYRLILKSKTEHPPHFQFPFGAFWHYSIATFYIFAFGIFLTTITITNNPATYVYFQWLMMSYLLIYIPKAVYYITYKVLNKAIKIKSKFNNKGKIKKMNDGRYPQISRKKFLSQVGIITASLPFVSLLFGAIKGRFNFSKKYSKISYPNLPSSFDGLKIVQISDLHLGSLNSNYQEMEEAIKLINDENPDIICFTGDLVNNFYEETIGWEKVFNKLEARFGKYSIMGNHDYGDYSKWPSPEAKAINLQNIKNAHHRLGFKILNNASSIIEYNGDKIAMAGVENWGHPPFPRYGNLEEATIGTEGIPFKILMSHDPDHWDAEVVPQTDYDLTLAGHTHGMQFGLEFKGFQWSPAKYKFKRWAGLYQADTQFLYVNRGLGYLGMPARIGMPPEITIIELTRGPISNAPM from the coding sequence ATGAAATTTACAGTGTGGGCTTTTGTGGGATTGGTACTATTTACAATGTTAATTGATTTTTTACTTTATCGTTTAATTTTAAAATCAAAAACAGAACATCCTCCACATTTTCAATTTCCTTTCGGAGCTTTTTGGCATTACAGTATTGCTACGTTTTACATTTTTGCATTTGGTATATTTCTTACAACAATCACCATTACCAATAATCCGGCAACCTATGTATATTTTCAATGGTTGATGATGTCGTATTTATTGATATATATCCCTAAAGCAGTATACTACATTACATATAAAGTACTCAATAAAGCCATTAAAATTAAATCGAAATTTAACAACAAAGGCAAGATAAAGAAGATGAACGATGGGCGATATCCGCAAATATCGCGTAAGAAATTCTTAAGTCAGGTTGGTATCATCACAGCTTCATTACCATTTGTATCTTTGCTTTTTGGAGCCATTAAAGGACGATTTAATTTTAGTAAGAAATACTCCAAAATATCGTATCCAAACTTACCCTCTTCGTTTGATGGGCTAAAGATTGTACAAATATCCGATCTTCATTTAGGTAGCCTTAATTCCAATTATCAGGAAATGGAAGAGGCTATAAAGCTTATCAATGATGAAAATCCAGATATTATCTGTTTTACCGGTGATTTAGTAAATAATTTTTACGAAGAAACCATTGGTTGGGAAAAAGTCTTTAACAAGCTTGAAGCACGTTTCGGAAAATATTCGATAATGGGTAACCACGATTATGGCGACTATTCCAAATGGCCATCGCCCGAAGCAAAAGCGATCAATCTTCAAAATATTAAAAATGCACATCACCGTTTAGGCTTTAAAATATTAAATAATGCCTCCTCGATAATTGAATACAATGGTGATAAAATAGCTATGGCAGGTGTTGAAAATTGGGGACACCCTCCGTTTCCCCGATATGGGAATCTAGAAGAAGCTACTATAGGTACCGAAGGTATTCCGTTTAAAATACTAATGTCGCACGATCCTGATCATTGGGATGCTGAAGTGGTCCCGCAAACCGATTATGATTTAACACTTGCCGGCCATACTCATGGCATGCAGTTTGGTTTGGAATTTAAAGGTTTTCAATGGAGTCCGGCAAAATATAAGTTTAAACGTTGGGCAGGCTTATATCAGGCTGACACACAATTTTTGTATGTAAACCGTGGACTAGGCTACCTAGGTATGCCAGCACGCATTGGTATGCCACCCGAAATTACTATTATAGAGTTAACAAGAGGACCGATTAGTAACGCTCCAATGTAA
- a CDS encoding alpha-amylase family glycosyl hydrolase — translation MGKAIIYQVLPRLFSNLNSNNNNNGNIQENGSGKFNAFDDEVLAYFKRLGISHMWYTGIIEHATATDYSSFSINKDNSQVVKGLAGSPYAIKDYYDVDPDLAEDVNNRMTEFEALVARTHNAGMKVLIDFVPNHLARHYYSDAKPEGVIDFGEDDDQSKKFDFNNNFYYLPDQKFVAPINSDDPWMEQPAKVTGNDCFSAEPSINDWYETVKLNYGVDVENDREKHFEPIPDTWLKMKDVLLYWCAKEVDGFRCDMAEMVPVEFWQWCIREVKEQYPKVVFVAEIYQPSLYPSYLIEGGFDCLYDKVGFYDSVIGVLKDEGGINSIQQSWQAIDKFSNNMLFFLENHDEQRLASDFIIKEGRKAWPAWVLTAAFSTNPVMIYNGQEIGEKGMDNEGFSGIDGRTTIFDYWAVDSLRRYYQSIKGKALLTEDEQWLLQRYKKLNDLILNYLPLYEGGVYDLMWCNNNKGGIKEQKVYAWLRFYKHQWMLLIANLTGNEYNCRVVIPEHAFKMVGADHHSYFKGKELLDGGRSIQFPKEVAMTTGVGIKIGANKAHIYLLS, via the coding sequence ATGGGCAAAGCTATTATATATCAAGTATTACCTCGTTTATTTAGTAATTTAAATTCCAACAATAATAATAACGGAAATATTCAGGAGAATGGCTCAGGTAAGTTCAATGCTTTTGATGATGAAGTATTGGCTTATTTTAAAAGGTTGGGTATTAGTCATATGTGGTACACGGGTATTATAGAACATGCTACTGCCACCGATTACTCTTCTTTTTCAATAAATAAAGATAATTCACAAGTAGTAAAAGGATTAGCTGGAAGCCCTTATGCTATTAAAGACTATTACGATGTTGATCCCGATTTAGCTGAAGATGTAAATAATCGTATGACAGAATTCGAAGCATTAGTTGCTAGAACTCATAATGCCGGAATGAAAGTGTTAATTGATTTTGTTCCCAATCATTTAGCACGTCATTATTATTCAGATGCAAAGCCTGAAGGTGTAATTGATTTTGGTGAAGATGATGATCAATCGAAAAAATTCGATTTTAATAACAATTTCTATTATTTGCCTGATCAAAAGTTTGTTGCTCCCATTAATTCAGATGATCCTTGGATGGAACAACCCGCAAAGGTAACCGGTAATGATTGCTTTTCAGCTGAACCATCGATAAATGACTGGTACGAAACCGTAAAATTGAATTACGGAGTAGATGTTGAGAATGATAGAGAAAAGCATTTTGAACCTATACCGGATACCTGGCTAAAAATGAAAGATGTTCTGTTGTATTGGTGTGCTAAAGAAGTAGATGGATTTAGATGCGATATGGCAGAAATGGTACCAGTAGAATTTTGGCAATGGTGTATTCGAGAAGTAAAAGAGCAATATCCTAAAGTTGTGTTTGTAGCTGAGATATATCAACCATCATTATATCCATCTTATTTAATAGAAGGTGGTTTCGATTGTTTGTATGATAAAGTGGGATTTTATGATAGTGTAATTGGGGTACTAAAAGATGAAGGAGGTATTAATTCCATTCAACAATCGTGGCAAGCCATTGATAAGTTCTCAAACAATATGCTATTCTTTCTCGAAAATCATGATGAACAGAGGTTAGCATCAGATTTTATAATTAAAGAAGGAAGGAAAGCATGGCCAGCCTGGGTTTTAACAGCTGCTTTTTCAACCAACCCTGTTATGATTTATAATGGCCAGGAAATTGGTGAAAAAGGTATGGATAATGAGGGTTTTAGTGGTATTGACGGACGTACTACTATTTTTGACTATTGGGCAGTTGATAGTTTGAGGCGGTATTATCAATCCATAAAAGGTAAAGCCTTACTAACTGAAGATGAACAGTGGCTGTTACAGAGATACAAAAAGCTAAATGATTTAATTCTCAATTATCTACCATTGTATGAGGGAGGGGTTTACGATTTAATGTGGTGCAATAATAACAAAGGAGGGATTAAAGAGCAAAAAGTATATGCTTGGTTACGTTTTTATAAGCATCAATGGATGTTGCTTATTGCAAATCTTACAGGTAATGAATATAATTGCCGTGTTGTCATTCCAGAGCATGCATTTAAAATGGTAGGAGCTGATCATCATAGTTATTTTAAAGGAAAGGAATTATTGGATGGAGGAAGGTCTATTCAATTTCCAAAGGAAGTGGCGATGACAACCGGAGTAGGTATTAAGATAGGAGCTAACAAAGCACATATTTATTTACTAAGTTAA
- a CDS encoding nucleoid-associated protein: MIDFTQTEINKIVVHHIGCRAEGEEIRFSNSEARLQDEEVVSDVLKQYFFKPFKTELYFNFDHEDGLENNLVFNLSDKVFNDASTFHEVSVAIGNHLFEQSNHPKIRGGEFYMVLFSNVVVDGEIVDALGIFKSENKDTFLKVMLQNQGFELDAQQGINIKKLDKGCLIFNTEKELGFKVCSVDNINKGNEAHFWKTDFLGLKSREDNYYFTNNYLQMCKGFVGEVFNEDNDVSRPDQVDLLNRSIDYFGKHANFDEREFEREVIRQPEVVDAFQDYKNFCQSEKNMPLQDSFDISKDAVKAEKKHFKSVLKLDKNFHVYVHGKRQYIEKGFDSERGMKFYKLFFESEE, encoded by the coding sequence ATGATTGATTTCACTCAGACAGAGATAAACAAAATTGTTGTACACCATATAGGATGCAGAGCCGAGGGCGAAGAGATTCGTTTTTCGAATAGTGAGGCACGTTTGCAGGATGAAGAAGTGGTTTCGGATGTTTTGAAACAGTATTTCTTCAAACCATTTAAAACAGAATTATACTTCAATTTTGATCATGAAGACGGATTGGAGAACAATCTAGTATTTAATTTGAGTGATAAGGTATTTAACGATGCATCTACTTTTCACGAAGTATCTGTTGCTATTGGAAATCATCTTTTCGAACAATCCAATCATCCAAAAATTAGAGGTGGCGAGTTTTATATGGTGTTGTTCAGTAATGTGGTGGTTGATGGTGAAATAGTTGATGCACTTGGTATTTTTAAATCTGAAAATAAGGATACTTTTCTTAAAGTGATGCTTCAAAATCAAGGTTTTGAATTAGATGCTCAACAAGGTATTAATATTAAAAAGCTGGATAAAGGTTGTTTGATTTTCAATACCGAAAAAGAATTAGGATTCAAAGTTTGTTCGGTTGACAATATTAATAAAGGTAACGAGGCTCATTTTTGGAAAACTGACTTTTTAGGATTGAAATCACGCGAAGATAATTATTACTTTACCAATAACTATCTGCAAATGTGTAAAGGGTTTGTAGGCGAGGTATTTAATGAAGATAATGATGTGTCGCGTCCCGATCAGGTTGATTTACTAAATCGTTCCATTGACTATTTTGGTAAGCATGCCAATTTTGATGAACGCGAATTTGAACGCGAAGTAATTCGTCAACCCGAAGTGGTAGATGCTTTCCAGGATTATAAAAACTTCTGTCAGAGTGAAAAAAATATGCCTTTGCAGGATAGTTTTGATATTTCAAAGGATGCTGTAAAAGCAGAAAAGAAACATTTTAAATCGGTGCTTAAACTTGATAAAAACTTTCATGTATATGTACATGGTAAACGTCAGTATATCGAAAAGGGCTTTGATAGCGAACGTGGAATGAAGTTTTATAAACTGTTTTTTGAGTCAGAAGAGTAA
- a CDS encoding endonuclease/exonuclease/phosphatase family protein → MKLRVYFAFVSVFFLVVSSSCKKEDEGTSWAVDFSDCVGSTSAESLEVVTFNLEHFRVNAQPDHPYSVSVRIPYIASLIGQLDADVVALQEVGSEYVTLRLADELPGWEGIFTPKSSGKQSLAYLYKTSEVELYESETEALSFGADDYLPFPRLPFKIKIHHKGTGLDVYLINNHLKCCGGASNKDRRRDAAEKLKNYIDTQLDDEPVIVLGDCNDYISENYSSDNVFWNFVEDADNYQFTDMQIAMGDEEYWSYPGSYYSSHLDHILITNELFDVYQSVTTIRPSFCYTDYLEMISDHRPVMAVFK, encoded by the coding sequence ATGAAGTTAAGGGTATATTTTGCTTTTGTTTCAGTATTTTTTTTGGTTGTTTCTTCCTCTTGTAAAAAAGAAGATGAAGGAACATCGTGGGCGGTTGATTTTAGTGATTGTGTTGGAAGTACCAGTGCTGAATCACTTGAAGTGGTAACTTTCAATCTGGAACATTTCCGGGTTAATGCCCAACCCGATCATCCATATAGTGTTTCGGTTCGAATACCATATATTGCCAGTTTAATAGGTCAGCTAGATGCCGATGTGGTGGCCTTGCAGGAGGTCGGTAGCGAATATGTTACTTTGCGATTGGCTGATGAATTACCTGGTTGGGAAGGAATATTTACACCTAAAAGTTCTGGCAAACAATCCTTAGCTTATCTGTATAAAACCTCAGAAGTTGAACTTTATGAAAGTGAAACTGAAGCACTTTCTTTTGGAGCTGATGATTATCTTCCTTTTCCGCGATTACCTTTTAAAATTAAGATTCATCATAAAGGAACAGGCTTGGATGTGTACTTGATTAATAATCATTTAAAATGCTGTGGTGGTGCTTCTAATAAAGATAGAAGGAGAGATGCTGCTGAGAAATTAAAGAATTATATCGATACGCAATTAGATGATGAACCCGTAATTGTGTTAGGAGATTGTAATGATTATATCAGCGAAAATTATTCGTCAGATAACGTGTTTTGGAATTTTGTTGAGGATGCTGATAACTATCAGTTTACAGATATGCAAATAGCCATGGGTGATGAGGAGTATTGGTCATATCCAGGAAGCTATTACAGTAGTCATCTCGATCATATTTTAATAACCAATGAATTGTTTGATGTTTATCAATCAGTAACTACTATTCGACCTTCGTTTTGTTATACCGATTATTTGGAGATGATTAGTGATCATCGACCTGTAATGGCTGTTTTTAAATAG
- a CDS encoding creatininase family protein encodes MNATSHLQKLTYKQVKDRHYDLAILPWGATEPHNLHLPYGTDNLQAEVILQQSVEIASEKGASVLILPIIPFGVNTGQSDLPYVINMMPSTQAAIIKDVAESVFSSNIDKLLLFNGHGGNDFKSIIRETGAHYPDKIICSCNWFQALKHSNYFSHEGEHADELETSLMMYLYPELVLPLDEAGNGQFKKFRVYGLNEKWAWAERKWTQVTNDTGIGNPHYSSAEKGEKYFLDVCSVLSKFIYQLATTNNKDFYEY; translated from the coding sequence ATGAACGCAACATCGCATCTTCAGAAGTTGACTTACAAACAGGTTAAAGATCGCCATTACGACCTCGCTATTCTGCCATGGGGAGCAACTGAACCTCATAATCTTCATTTACCATACGGGACCGATAATCTGCAAGCCGAAGTTATTTTACAACAAAGTGTTGAAATAGCATCAGAAAAAGGAGCTTCTGTCCTCATTCTTCCAATCATTCCATTTGGCGTAAACACAGGACAGTCTGATTTACCCTATGTGATTAATATGATGCCCTCTACACAAGCTGCTATAATAAAGGATGTGGCTGAATCGGTTTTTAGCAGTAATATTGATAAGCTTCTTTTATTTAACGGGCATGGAGGCAATGATTTTAAAAGTATTATTCGCGAAACTGGAGCTCATTATCCAGATAAAATCATCTGTAGCTGTAATTGGTTTCAAGCCTTAAAACACAGCAATTATTTTTCGCACGAAGGAGAACATGCAGATGAACTGGAAACCAGTTTAATGATGTATTTATACCCCGAATTAGTTCTTCCGTTAGACGAAGCTGGGAACGGACAATTCAAAAAGTTCAGAGTATATGGTTTAAATGAAAAATGGGCCTGGGCCGAAAGAAAATGGACACAAGTTACAAACGACACAGGCATTGGAAATCCGCATTATTCATCCGCTGAAAAAGGCGAAAAATATTTTCTGGATGTTTGTTCTGTCTTATCTAAATTCATCTATCAATTGGCAACGACCAATAACAAAGATTTTTATGAGTATTAA